A genomic stretch from Chitinophagales bacterium includes:
- the rpoB gene encoding DNA-directed RNA polymerase subunit beta: protein MASKTSERVNFSKTPIKLEYPDLLGIQLQSFKDFFQLETTPENRKNEGLYRVFTENFPISDARNIFVLEFLDYFVDPPRYTIEECIERGLTHSVPLKAKLRLSCNDPEHIDFQTIVQDVFLGNIPYMTPKGTFLINGAERVVVSQLHRSPGVFFGQSLHPNGTKIYSARVIPFKGAWMEFATDINNVMYAYIDRKKKFPVTTLLRAIGWDTDKDILELFELSDEIPATRDSLKKAVGRKLAARVLRSWNEDFVDEDTGEVVTITRNEVVLERDTLLTEKNLEEILETGVDTVILQKDSVAADYSIIYNTLQKDTSNSELEAVQYIYRQLRGADAPDDETARGIIEKLFFSDKRYDLGEVGRYKINQKLKQDYELDKKVLTKEDIIRIVKYLVQLVNEKAEVDDIDHLSNRRVRTVGEQLYAQFGVGLARMARTIRERMNVRDNEVFTPIDLINARTLSSVINSFFGTSQLSQFLDQTNPLAEITHKRRISALGPGGLSRERAGFEVRDVHYSHYGRLCTIETPEGPNIGLISTLCVHAKINPMGFIETPYLKVTEGKVEMKKKAIYLSADEEDDRIIAQANVPINEKGEFTIDRIKSRWHGDFPIVEPDKVQFMDVAPNQIVGVSASLIPFLEHDDANRALMGSNMQRQSVPLLKPQSPIVGTGLEAKSAVDSRMLLNAEGNGVVFYVDADEIVVDYERSEEDELISFESNRVVYKLTKFKKTNQSTCINLKPIVKKGDKVKPGQILCEGYGTENGELALGQNLRVAFMPWKGYNFEDAIVLSERIVREDIFTSIHIEEYELEVRDTKLGEEELTPDIPNVSEEATRNLDDFGIIRVGAHVQEGDILIGKITPKGESDPTPEEKLLRAIFGDKAGDVKDASLKAPPSTEGVIIDKKLFSRAKKDKTSKVKEKVSLEKLEKEHTKETSEIKEVLLEKLMKLLKDKTSKGVINVYKEIVIAKGTKFSAKMLNDIKYAEVDPGNWTNDEHTNELIKVLLHNFTIKHNEEVGRYKREKFNISIGDELPSGVLKLAKVYLAKKRKLKVGDKLAGRHGNKGIVAKIVRDEDMPFLLDGTPVDIVLNPLGVPSRMNLGQIYETVLGWAGMKLGLKFSTPIFDGATIEEIEAYIKKAELPALGKTYLYDGETGDRFHQPATVGVIYMLKLSHMVDDKMHARSIGPYSLITQQPLGGKAQFGGQRFGEMEVWALEAYGASNILQELLTIKSDDIIGRAKAYEAIVKGENLPKPNVPESFNVLVHELRGLALDLKFD from the coding sequence ATGGCATCAAAAACCAGCGAAAGAGTAAATTTTAGCAAAACACCCATCAAGCTTGAATACCCGGATCTTCTTGGGATTCAACTTCAATCTTTTAAAGATTTTTTTCAACTTGAAACCACCCCGGAAAACAGAAAAAACGAAGGACTTTATCGTGTATTCACTGAAAATTTTCCCATCAGTGATGCTCGGAATATTTTTGTTTTGGAATTTCTGGATTACTTTGTAGATCCTCCCCGATATACGATCGAGGAGTGTATTGAGCGTGGTTTGACGCATAGCGTTCCCTTAAAGGCTAAGTTGCGCTTATCCTGTAACGATCCTGAGCATATTGATTTTCAAACAATAGTGCAGGATGTATTCCTTGGAAATATTCCTTATATGACGCCAAAAGGCACCTTTTTAATAAATGGTGCTGAACGGGTGGTCGTTTCTCAATTGCACAGAAGCCCGGGAGTATTTTTCGGGCAATCGCTGCATCCGAACGGAACAAAAATTTATTCGGCTCGTGTAATCCCTTTTAAGGGTGCGTGGATGGAGTTTGCGACTGACATCAATAATGTGATGTACGCTTATATTGACCGTAAGAAAAAATTTCCGGTTACTACCCTGCTTCGCGCCATTGGATGGGATACAGATAAAGATATTCTGGAACTATTCGAATTATCAGACGAAATTCCTGCTACCAGAGACTCTTTGAAAAAAGCAGTTGGCAGAAAGCTTGCTGCCCGTGTTTTAAGGAGCTGGAATGAGGATTTTGTGGATGAAGATACCGGAGAAGTGGTAACTATTACAAGGAACGAAGTGGTACTGGAACGGGATACCTTGTTAACAGAAAAAAACCTTGAAGAAATTCTGGAGACGGGTGTCGATACGGTTATTCTTCAAAAAGATTCAGTAGCCGCCGATTATTCTATTATCTATAATACCCTTCAAAAAGATACATCTAACTCGGAGCTTGAGGCCGTTCAATATATCTACAGGCAATTAAGGGGCGCAGATGCTCCGGATGATGAAACGGCACGTGGAATTATTGAAAAATTGTTCTTTTCTGATAAGCGCTATGATCTTGGCGAAGTAGGGCGCTATAAGATAAATCAAAAATTAAAGCAGGATTATGAGCTGGATAAGAAAGTTCTTACCAAAGAAGATATTATCCGCATTGTAAAATATCTTGTTCAGTTAGTGAATGAAAAGGCTGAAGTAGATGATATTGATCACCTCAGTAATCGTCGTGTTAGAACGGTAGGTGAGCAATTATATGCACAATTCGGAGTAGGCCTAGCCCGTATGGCGCGTACCATTAGAGAGCGAATGAATGTTAGGGATAATGAAGTATTTACTCCTATTGATTTAATTAACGCCCGCACCCTTTCATCAGTAATTAATTCTTTTTTTGGCACTTCCCAGTTATCTCAGTTCCTCGATCAAACAAATCCATTAGCTGAGATTACACACAAGAGGAGAATTTCTGCTCTTGGCCCCGGAGGTTTATCCAGGGAACGCGCTGGGTTTGAAGTGCGTGATGTCCACTATTCACATTATGGTCGCTTGTGTACTATTGAAACTCCTGAAGGTCCTAACATTGGTCTTATTTCAACACTTTGTGTACATGCAAAGATCAATCCCATGGGTTTCATTGAAACACCCTATCTGAAGGTTACAGAAGGAAAGGTGGAGATGAAGAAAAAAGCCATTTATCTTTCTGCTGATGAAGAGGATGACCGGATTATTGCCCAGGCTAATGTTCCCATTAATGAAAAAGGAGAGTTCACTATAGATCGTATCAAAAGCCGGTGGCATGGAGATTTTCCAATCGTAGAGCCTGATAAGGTTCAGTTTATGGATGTTGCTCCAAACCAAATTGTAGGAGTTTCAGCCTCTCTGATTCCATTTTTGGAACATGACGATGCAAACCGTGCCCTTATGGGATCGAATATGCAACGTCAGTCGGTGCCACTTTTAAAACCCCAGTCTCCAATTGTAGGCACCGGATTAGAAGCAAAGTCGGCAGTAGATTCCAGAATGCTTTTGAATGCTGAAGGAAATGGAGTAGTCTTTTATGTAGACGCAGATGAAATAGTGGTAGATTATGAACGCAGCGAGGAAGATGAATTAATAAGCTTCGAAAGCAACCGTGTAGTATACAAGCTTACTAAATTTAAGAAGACAAATCAAAGTACCTGTATCAACCTTAAACCCATTGTGAAAAAGGGTGATAAGGTAAAGCCGGGTCAAATTCTTTGTGAAGGATATGGTACTGAAAATGGAGAGCTCGCCTTAGGCCAAAACCTTAGGGTTGCATTTATGCCTTGGAAGGGATATAATTTTGAAGATGCCATAGTGCTAAGCGAAAGAATTGTTCGTGAAGATATTTTCACTTCTATTCATATTGAAGAATATGAGCTGGAGGTGCGTGATACAAAACTTGGTGAAGAAGAATTAACCCCTGATATACCTAATGTGAGTGAAGAAGCCACACGCAATCTGGATGACTTCGGAATTATACGTGTGGGGGCACATGTGCAGGAAGGCGATATCCTCATTGGTAAAATAACTCCAAAAGGAGAAAGCGATCCTACACCCGAAGAAAAGTTACTGCGCGCCATTTTTGGTGACAAGGCAGGAGATGTAAAGGATGCATCTCTTAAAGCACCTCCTTCCACTGAAGGTGTTATTATCGATAAGAAACTATTTTCCCGCGCTAAAAAGGATAAAACTTCAAAAGTAAAGGAGAAGGTTTCATTGGAGAAGCTCGAGAAGGAACATACAAAAGAGACTTCTGAAATCAAAGAAGTGCTCCTTGAAAAACTAATGAAGCTTTTAAAAGATAAAACCTCCAAAGGCGTCATTAATGTTTATAAAGAAATAGTAATTGCAAAGGGTACCAAGTTTTCAGCTAAAATGTTAAACGACATTAAGTATGCTGAAGTGGATCCCGGAAATTGGACAAATGATGAACATACGAATGAGTTAATTAAAGTTCTTCTTCATAACTTTACCATTAAACACAATGAAGAAGTAGGGCGTTATAAGCGTGAGAAATTTAATATCAGTATTGGTGATGAATTGCCATCCGGTGTTTTAAAGCTTGCAAAAGTATATCTCGCCAAAAAGAGAAAGCTGAAAGTTGGAGACAAGCTTGCCGGACGCCACGGAAATAAGGGGATTGTAGCAAAAATTGTCAGGGATGAAGACATGCCTTTCCTTTTGGATGGCACACCTGTAGACATCGTTCTTAATCCTCTGGGTGTACCATCACGTATGAACCTGGGTCAGATTTATGAAACGGTTTTGGGATGGGCTGGTATGAAACTGGGATTAAAATTTTCGACACCTATTTTCGACGGAGCTACCATTGAAGAAATTGAAGCTTATATTAAGAAGGCTGAACTTCCTGCACTTGGCAAAACTTATCTGTATGATGGTGAAACAGGCGATCGCTTTCATCAACCGGCAACAGTTGGTGTTATATATATGCT